From the Anaeromyxobacter dehalogenans 2CP-1 genome, the window GCGGTCGCGGCCGCGCTGCTCGCCGCGGCCCCGGCGTTCGCGGCGAAGAAGGCGCTCGCGCAGGGCGAGAAGGTCGACCTGAACCGCGCGCCGGTGGTGGAGCTGATGCGGCTGCCCGGCGTCGGCCAGCAGCGCGCGCAGGCCATCGTCGCGCACCGCACCCGGCAGCCGTTCCGCCGGGTGGAGGACGTGCTCGCGGTGAAGGGCCTCGGCCCCGCCTGGCTCGCGAAGGTGCGGGCCAACGTCACCGTGGGCAGCGCCGCCGCGCCCGGGGCGCCTGCCGGGGCGCAGCGGACCGCCTCCGCGGGGCGGTGAGCGGGCCCGCGACCGGCCGGCCGCGCCCTGCGCCCGGCCGGCCGGTCCGGCATCCGTCCGCGCGGGCTCCGGAATCCTGGGCGCGCGTCCTCCGCGCTTGACGGGTCCGCGCGCCTCCGCTACTCCGGGGAAGCTTTTCGGCTCGGAGGAACAGGGAAGCCGGTCCAAGTCCGGCGCGGTCCCGCCACTGTAGCCGGGGTGAAGCACCCTCGACGTCGTCGCCACTGCCGCGGATGCTCGCGGCGGGAAGGTGGAGGGTGCCTGGCGGAGCGATGCTGCTCCGCGGCCCCGGAAGCCAGGAGACCTCCCTCCGGGTCCGCCGCGAATGGTTCGCGGCACGTGAAGTCCGCGGGTCCGAAGGAGACCCGGCGACTTGGACTCGAGGCCTCCCCTCGGGCGGCGCGCACGCGCGCTCGCCCTCGTCTTCTCCGCCGTCGCCGGCGTCGCCTCGGGCGCCGCTGCGCGCGCCGACGATCCGCCCACCAGCGCCGACGCCGGCGCGCCGGATCCCGGCGCCGCGCCGGTGGAGCTCGACGAGCTCGTCATCCGCGTCCCCGGGGCCGAGGCGACCCGCGATCCCACCGGCGCGGTCACCGTGGTCGAGGCCGGCCGCTACGCGGGCGAGGCCAAGGCGGTCGCCGAGCTGGTCGCCACCGCCCCCGGCGTGGCGGTCAGCGCGTACGGCGGCCTCGGCCAGCTCTCCACCGTGTCCATCCGCGGCTCGAGCGCGAGCGGCGTGCTCGTGCTGCTCGACGGGCTGCCGCTCAACACCGCGTTCGGCGGCGGCGTGGATCTGTCGACGCTTCCGCGCCAGTGGATCGAGCGCATCGAGGTGCTGCGCGGCGCCGAGGGCGCGCACTACGGCGCGGGCGCGCTGGGCGGGGTGGTGAACGTGGTCACGCGCGGCGGCGAGCCGGGGGGCTGGTCGGCCGAGGCGAGCGGGGGATCCTTCGGCACCGCCGCGGCGTCGGCCGAGGCGGCGGCGGGCGGGGAGCGCTGGACGCTGTTCGGCGCGGCGGGGGCGGAGCGGAGCGACGGGGACTTCACCTACCGGAGGCGCCCTCAGAGCTCGCTGCCCGGCAGCCCGTACCAGACGTTCACGCGCGAGAACAACGGCAGCGCCCGCGCCGGCGGGATCGCGAAGCTCACCGCGCGGCTGGGCGAGCGCCGCCTGGACGCGCTGCTGCAGCTCTCCGGCGGCCGCCGCGAGCTGGCCGGATGGCCCGGCACCGACACCCCCGACGACTGGCAGCGCGACGCCCGCGCGCTCCTGTCGGTCCGGCTCTCCGGCGCCGGCCCCGCGCCCGGACTCACGCTGGGGGCGCGGCTCACCGGGCGCGCCGACCTGCTCGACACGCGCATCGGCAGCCTGTCCGGCGGCGACCCGGTGCACCAGCGCGGCGGCGCGGCGGGCACCGAGGCCGAGGCGGTGCTCCTCCACCCGCACGGCGCGCTCCGGGCCGCGCTGGCCGCGGAGGGCGAGGCGCTCCGCGCCGACGGGCTGGGCGACACGCGGACCCGCGCGCAGCTCTCCGCCACGCTCTCCGAGGACGCGCGCCTCGCCGCCGGCCGGGTGCGCCTCTCGCCGGCGGTCCGCGCCGAGCGGGTGGGCCCGTTCGACGGCGTCTCCGCGAAGCTGGGCGGGAGCGTTCGGGTGGTCGGCCCGCTCTCGGCGCGCGCCAGCGCCGGCCGGACCTTCCGCGCCCCCGGCTTCGCCGAGCTCTACCTGCAGCTGGGGGGCGCGCTGCCCAATGCGTCGCTCCGCCCCGAGACCGGCCTCTCCGCCGACGCCGCGCTCGTGGCGGAGGGCGCGCGCGGCATGGCGAGCGTGGGCGGCCACGCGACGCGCTACGAGGACCTCATCGTCTACCAGGCGAGCGCCCTCGGTCGGATGAAGCCCTTCAACACCGGCCGCGCCCAGGTCGCCGGCCTGGAGGTCGAGGCCGCCACCACGCCGGCGCCGCGCCTGCTCGGCCTGTCGCTCGGCGCCGCGTACACCTACCTGCGCACCGAGACGCTGCGCGGCGAGGCGGCCGAGGTGGGCCAGGACCTGCCCTTCCGCCCCCGCCACCGGCTGTTCGCGCGCGCCGCGATCGCGCCCGGGCCGGCCGAGGCCCACCTCGAGGCCCACCACGTGGGCGCGCAGTGGCGGGACGCGCGCAACGCGGACCGCGTCCCCGAGGCGCTGCTCTGGAACGCGGGCGCCTCGGTGCGCCTCGCCCGCCGGGCCGGGCTGCGGCTCGGGCTCGAGGCGCGCAACCTGCTCGACGACCGCACGCTGACGGACCCCATCGGAAACCCGCTTCCCGGGCGCATGGTGATGATCACCCTGCGCGCCGGCTCGACCCCAGGAGACCTCACGCCATGATCCGGATCCCCCTCCCCGCCCTCCGGGCGGCCCTCGCCGCGGCGGCGCTCGCGCTCGCGGCCTGCAGCAGCGACCCCGAGATCGTCTGCGCCGCCGGCGAGCAGGTCTGCGGCGGCGCCTGCGCCGCGGTCGAGATCGACTCCTCGAACTGCGGCGCGTGCGGCGCCGCCTGCGGCGCATACCAGGAGTGCAACGCGGGCGCGTGCGAGTGCGGCCCCGGCACGGTCGAGTGTGGCGGCGGCTGCGTGGACCTGTCCTCGGACCCCGCGAGCTGCGGCGCCTGCGGCGTCGCCT encodes:
- a CDS encoding ComEA family DNA-binding protein, giving the protein MIPRWRALAVAAALLAAAPAFAAKKALAQGEKVDLNRAPVVELMRLPGVGQQRAQAIVAHRTRQPFRRVEDVLAVKGLGPAWLAKVRANVTVGSAAAPGAPAGAQRTASAGR
- a CDS encoding TonB-dependent receptor, whose translation is MDSRPPLGRRARALALVFSAVAGVASGAAARADDPPTSADAGAPDPGAAPVELDELVIRVPGAEATRDPTGAVTVVEAGRYAGEAKAVAELVATAPGVAVSAYGGLGQLSTVSIRGSSASGVLVLLDGLPLNTAFGGGVDLSTLPRQWIERIEVLRGAEGAHYGAGALGGVVNVVTRGGEPGGWSAEASGGSFGTAAASAEAAAGGERWTLFGAAGAERSDGDFTYRRRPQSSLPGSPYQTFTRENNGSARAGGIAKLTARLGERRLDALLQLSGGRRELAGWPGTDTPDDWQRDARALLSVRLSGAGPAPGLTLGARLTGRADLLDTRIGSLSGGDPVHQRGGAAGTEAEAVLLHPHGALRAALAAEGEALRADGLGDTRTRAQLSATLSEDARLAAGRVRLSPAVRAERVGPFDGVSAKLGGSVRVVGPLSARASAGRTFRAPGFAELYLQLGGALPNASLRPETGLSADAALVAEGARGMASVGGHATRYEDLIVYQASALGRMKPFNTGRAQVAGLEVEAATTPAPRLLGLSLGAAYTYLRTETLRGEAAEVGQDLPFRPRHRLFARAAIAPGPAEAHLEAHHVGAQWRDARNADRVPEALLWNAGASVRLARRAGLRLGLEARNLLDDRTLTDPIGNPLPGRMVMITLRAGSTPGDLTP